A genome region from Bacteroidales bacterium includes the following:
- a CDS encoding PQQ-binding-like beta-propeller repeat protein produces the protein MNQFLKNIFTIIFVAVFIISCKKDEPEIHEDPIVYDETGMLGLADSPWPCDGHDSRRTSQSPYNGPSSVSASMIYDSSPGFHISDATSPAIDASGNLYCPAWTRVLKFSSSHNFEWENETGLYLTNIQPIAKDGIIYIGGFDQYGVQNYTEGLIIAIDQSNKTKWEFEMPDDKEGGIFGALAIGSNGTIYAVDKSGFLFAINKLGQKLWSFKLDRLRSYSSPAIAPDGTIFVVDYDDNLYAVKPNGELLWKYPAGKDINYDPIVAIDGTVYIGSENSLLAVSLTGEKQWEYSLPDAATNRPSLANDGTIFIACNDKNLYAINSDGSLKWTYNAGGFITSPSTIDVAGNIYLGAVSDSSKLISVSSQGELIWEYPLGLGYGQPVIDADGTLYVGTSEGKIYALTENK, from the coding sequence ATGAACCAATTTCTAAAAAATATATTTACAATTATTTTTGTAGCTGTTTTTATAATTTCTTGTAAAAAAGATGAACCCGAAATTCACGAAGACCCCATTGTTTACGATGAAACAGGAATGCTGGGATTGGCGGATTCGCCATGGCCTTGCGACGGACATGATTCACGAAGGACATCACAAAGTCCGTATAACGGGCCAAGTAGTGTAAGTGCATCAATGATTTATGATTCATCTCCGGGGTTTCACATCTCTGATGCAACATCTCCGGCTATAGATGCATCCGGAAACTTGTATTGTCCGGCATGGACACGTGTTTTAAAGTTTTCAAGCAGTCATAACTTTGAATGGGAAAATGAAACAGGATTGTATTTAACAAATATTCAGCCGATTGCAAAAGACGGAATAATTTATATTGGCGGATTTGATCAATATGGTGTTCAAAATTACACTGAAGGATTGATTATAGCAATAGATCAATCAAATAAAACAAAATGGGAATTTGAAATGCCTGATGATAAAGAAGGCGGTATTTTTGGGGCATTAGCCATAGGGTCAAACGGCACAATATATGCAGTTGATAAATCCGGTTTTTTATTTGCAATAAATAAACTTGGTCAAAAACTTTGGTCATTCAAATTAGACAGATTAAGAAGTTATTCTTCACCTGCAATTGCACCGGACGGGACTATTTTTGTAGTTGACTATGATGATAATCTGTATGCTGTTAAACCTAACGGAGAGCTTCTGTGGAAATATCCTGCCGGAAAAGATATAAATTACGACCCTATTGTTGCAATTGACGGTACTGTTTATATCGGATCAGAAAATTCATTACTTGCTGTCAGCTTAACCGGTGAAAAACAATGGGAGTATTCACTGCCTGATGCTGCAACAAATCGGCCTTCACTTGCAAATGACGGAACAATATTTATTGCTTGTAATGATAAAAATCTATATGCAATAAACTCTGACGGAAGTTTAAAATGGACATATAATGCCGGCGGATTTATAACAAGCCCTTCTACAATTGATGTTGCCGGCAATATATATTTGGGGGCAGTATCTGATTCTTCAAAACTCATATCTGTATCAAGCCAAGGCGAATTAATTTGGGAGTATCCGCTTGGTTTGGGTTACGGACAACCTGTGATTGATGCAGACGGAACATTGTATGTCGGAACTTCAGAAGGTAAAATTTATGCTTTAACTGAAAACAAATAA
- a CDS encoding DUF2569 domain-containing protein: MNTSGKYNKIRGWLWLPAIGLIITPISFITKSIIPLFQNHYPFRVEIDYTIMFADLFLLIMVGIISWFFFKRKKHTPIIYIIYILLMVLMWEIVDGLHESQNDPPFIAMIFYCIVIVPYFTLSKRVHETFVIELNNEVLIERIFFPLTSFLKQFYFGLVKSKYFIFLFMIVFVFLGILINCALRSLRIAGDLVHTFDYL; encoded by the coding sequence ATGAACACATCCGGTAAATACAACAAAATCAGAGGCTGGCTTTGGTTGCCTGCCATTGGCTTAATAATAACTCCTATTAGTTTTATTACTAAAAGCATTATCCCGCTTTTTCAAAATCATTATCCTTTTAGGGTTGAAATAGATTATACAATAATGTTTGCCGATCTTTTTCTTTTAATAATGGTTGGTATTATTTCGTGGTTCTTTTTTAAACGGAAAAAACATACGCCTATAATTTACATAATCTATATTCTGCTAATGGTATTAATGTGGGAAATAGTTGACGGATTACATGAATCGCAGAATGATCCCCCGTTTATTGCAATGATTTTCTATTGCATTGTTATTGTTCCATATTTCACTTTATCTAAAAGAGTACATGAAACTTTTGTTATAGAACTAAACAATGAAGTTCTGATCGAAAGGATATTCTTTCCGCTTACATCTTTTTTAAAACAGTTTTACTTTGGTTTAGTAAAATCTAAATACTTCATTTTCCTTTTCATGATTGTATTTGTGTTTTTAGGAATCTTAATAAACTGTGCATTGAGATCATTGAGAATTGCCGGTGATTTAGTACATACTTTTGATTATTTGTAA